AAAAACAGAATTTTATTACTCTCTTAATCCAAGAGGTTATGTAAAGCCTTGAAATGTTTTTATGAAACAGCTAGGGAATGTTTTGGATGTTGTACATGGAGAACTTCTTCCAGAAGATAAATCCAAAATCATACAAGAGTTTAAGAAAGAAGGACCAACCGCAATGGTAGGGGACGGTGTGAATGATGCACCTGCTTTAGCTACCGCTGATATTGGTATCTCCATGGGGATTTCTGGCTCTGCACTAGCGACTCAGACTGGTCATATTATTCTGATGTCTAATGACATAAGGAGGATACCACAAGCGATAAAGCTAGCGAGAAGAGCTCGGCGCAAAGTTGTTCAAAACGTGTTTCTTTCCATTACTTTCAAAGCAGGAATACTGGCTTTGGCCTTTGCTGGTCATCCTTTGATTTGGGCAGCGGTACTTGTTGATGTAGGGACTTGTCTGCTAGTGATTTTCAATAGTATGTTGTTGCTgcgagagaagaaaaagagtggGAACAAAAAGTGTTACAGGGCTTCTACATCTATGTTGAATGGTAGGAAGCTTGAAGGCGATGATGAAGATGNGGATATGTTTATGTAGGTGAAAGACTAGCTGGAGTTTTCAGTCTTTCTGATGCTTGTAGATCCGGTGTATCTCAAGCAATGACAGAACTGAAATCTATGGGAATCAAAACCGCAATGCTAACAGGAGATAGTCAAGCCTCGGCGATGCATGCTCAGGAACAGGTGAGACTTAAAAACAGAATTTTATTACTCTCTTAATCCAAGAGGTTATGTAAAGCCTTGAAATGTTTTTATGAAACAGCTAGGGAATGTTTTGGATGTTGTACATGGAGAACTTCTTCCAGAAGATAAATCCAAAATCATACAAGAGTTTAAGAAAGAAGGACCAACCGCAATGGTAGGGGACGGTGTGAATGATGCACCTGCTTTAGCTACCGCTGATATTGGTATCTCCATGGGGATTTCTGGCTCTGCACTAGCGACTCAGACTGGTCATATTATTCTGATGTCTAATGACATAAGGAGGATACCACAAGCGATAAAGCTAGCGAGAAGAGCTCGGCGCAAAGTTGTTCAAAACGTGTTTCTTTCCATTACTTTCAAAGCAGGAATACTGGCTTTGGCCTTTGCTGGTCATCCTTTGATTTGGGCAGCGGTACTTGTTGATGTAGGGACTTGTCTGCTAGTGATTTTCAATAGTATGTTGTTGCTgcgagagaagaaaaagagtggGAACAAAAAGTGTTACAGGGCTTCTACATCTATGTTGAATGGTAGGAAGCTTGAAGGcgatgatgaagatgttgtgGATTTAGAAGCAGGCTTGTTGACAAAGAGCGGGAATGGTGAATGCAACTCAGGATGTTGTGGTGATAAGAAAGCTCAAGAGAAGGTGATGATGAGACAAAGTCATACAACCAGTTCTGACCATTTTCACTCTGGTTGTTGTGGCGATAAGAAGCAAGACAATGTAAAGGTTGTAAGAGATGGCTGTTGCGGTGAGAAAACTAGGAAACCAGAGGGAAATACAACTTCATTGAGTTCATGCAAGAAGTCGACTACTCATGTCAAACATGACCTGAAAATGAAAGGTGGTTCAGGTTGTTGTGCTAACAAAAATGAGAAGATGAAGGAAGTAGTGGCAAAGAGCTTTTGTGAGAAACCCAAACAGAAAATGGAGAGTGCTGGACACTGCAGGTCTGGCCAttgcgagaagaagaagcaagatgaGGAAATACTGCCGAAGGAGGTTCTTGGTCAGGAATTAACTGTTTTGGAAATAGAGTTGCAGACAAAGGATGGTGAAACCTGCAAAACAAGCTGTTGTGACAAAAAAGAGAAGGTTAAGGAAACAAGTTTGTTGCTTTCAAGTGAGGACACATCTTACCTGGAGAAGAGAGTGATgattaaagataaagaaaactgCAAGTCTGGCTGCTGTGATGGTGAAAATCAAACTGCTGAAGTTACAATTGTGGATTGTAGCTCNNNNNNNNNNNNNNNNNNNNNNNNNNNNNNNNNNNNNNNNNNNNNNNNNNNNNNNNNNNNTCTCTAGAGATATAACCCTACGCAGCTTGCTTTactggtaaaaaaaacaaacaaacatgtgtTCTGACCAAAACCTGTTTGGTGAGATAACTTGTAACTGAGTATTGAATTTTTCAGGGTATCAAGTGTTGAAAGCAAATCAAGTCATCCAATGGCTGCAACAATCGTGGACCATGCAAAATCTGTTTCTGTTGAGCCTAGGCCTGAAGAGGTTGAGGACTACCAGAACTTTCCAGGTGAAGGAATCTACGGGAAGATTGATGGCAACGATATCTACATCGGGAACAAAAGGATCGCTTCTCGTGCTGGTTGTTCTACAGGTACATTGGCTACACAAACTCAATGGAATGAGGTTTTGTATATTCTATAGTATGATCACTTAACtgttgttctttcttttgacaGTTCCAGAGATTGAAGTTGATACAAAAGGTGGGAAGACTGTGGGATATGTTTATGTAGGTGAAAGACTAGCTGGAGTTTTCAGTCTTTCTGATGCTTGTAGATCCGGTGTATCTCAAGCAATGACAGAACTGAAATCTATGGGAATCAAAACCGCAATGCTAACAGGAGATAGTCAAGCCTCGGCGATGCATGCTCAGGAACAGGTGAGACTTAAAAACAGAATTTTATTACTCTCTTAATCCAAGAGGTTATGTAAAGCCTTGAAATGTTTTTATGAAACAGCTAGGGAATGTTTTGGATGTTGTACATGGAGAACTTCTTCCAGAAGATAAATCCAAAATCATACAAGAGTTTAAGAAAGAAGGACCAACCGCAATGGTAGGGGACGGTGTGAATGATGCACCTGCTTTAGCTACCGCTGATATTGGTATCTCCATGGGGATTTCTGGCTCTGCACTAGCGACTCAGACTGGTCATATTATTCTGATGTCTAATGACATAAGGAGGATACCACAAGCGATAAAGCTAGCGAGAAGAGCTCGGCGCAAAGTTGTTCAAAACGTGTTTCTTTCCATTACTTTCAAAGCAGGAATACTGGCTTTGGCCTTTGCTGGTCATCCTTTGATTTGGGCAGCGGTACTTGTTGATGTAGGGACTTGTCTGCTAGTGATTTTCAATAGTATGTTGTTGCTgcgagagaagaaaaagagtggGAACAAAAAGTGTTACAGGGCTTCTACATCTATGTTGAATGGTAGGAAGCTTGAAGGcgatgatgaagatgttgtgGATTTAGAAGCAGGCTTGTTGACAAAGAGCGGGAATGGTGAATGCAACTCAGGATGTTGTGGTGATAAGAAAGCTCAAGAGAAGGTGATGATGAGACAAAGTCATACAACCAGTTCTGACCATTTTCACTCTGGTTGTTGTGGCGATAAGAAGCAAGACAATGTAAAGGTTGTAAGAGATGGCTGTTGCGGTGAGAAAACTAGGAAACCAGAGGGAAATACAACTTCATTGAGTTCATGCAAGAAGTCGACTACTCATGTCAAACATGACCTGAAAATGAAAGGTGGTTCAGGTTGTTGTGCTAACAAAAATGAGAAGATGAAGGAAGTAGTGGCAAAGAGCTTTTGTGAGAAACCCAAACAGAAAATGGAGAGTGCTGGACACTGCAGGTCTGGCCAttgcgagaagaagaagcaagatgaGGAAATACTGCCGAAGGAGGTTCTTGGTCAGGAATTAACTGTTTTGGAAATAGAGTTGCAGACAAAGGATGGTGAAACCTGCAAAACAAGCTGTTGTGACAAAAAAGAGAAGGTTAAGGAAACAAGTTTGTTGCTTTCAAGTGAGGACACATCTTACCTGGAGAAGAGAGTGATgattaaagataaagaaaactgCAAGTCTGGCTGCTGTGATGGTGAAAATCAAACTGCTGAAGTTACAATTGTGGATTGTAGCTCAGGATGCTGCGAGAACAAGGCGACAGAGAAACAAACCTGCCATGAGAAGGCAGCTCTGGACATGGAAAGTGGTGTAAGTTGTGATCTCAAGCTGGTTTGTTGTGGTAAGACAGAAGGGGAAGTGGGAGAACAATCTGATATGGAGATAAAGATTGAAGCACACTGCAAGTCTGGATGCTGCAGTGATGAAAAACAAACCGGGGAAATAACTCCGGCTTCTGAGGATGATACAGACAATCAGGATTGTTCCTCGGGATGTTGTGTGGACAAAGAAGAAGTGACACAAAGCTTTTATGGTAAGAAGCATGCTGTGTTGGTAAAGGAGGAAGGTTTGGACAGGGAAACTGGTTTATGCTGTGATCCCAAGTTGGTTTGTTGTGGCAGCACAGAAGGAGAAGTGGAGGAGAAATGTGGTATGGAGATAAGGAATGAAGGTCACTGCAAATCTGTTTGCTGCAGCGATGAAAAACAAACCGGGGAAATCACTCTGGCTTCAGAGGAAGGGACAGAAAGCACGGATTGTTCCTCGGGATGTTGTGTGGACAAAGAAGAAGTGACAAGTATCTGTCATGAGAAGCCTATTACCTTGGTGGTTGCAGGCTTGGAAACTGAAGGTGGTGGTGATTGCAAATCACTGCAATCACATTGTTGCGGAACTGGTTTGACACAAGAAGGGTCTTCTAATTTGGTCAGTGTGGAGAGTGCTCAATCCGGAGGCTGTGGAGCAGTGAAAGTCTCTAGCCAAACCTGTTGCAGCGAGCGAGAGACAGAGAAAGTCTCTAGTCAAAGCTGTTGCACAAGTCCTACTGATCTGGTGTTATCTGACTTGCAAGTGAAGAAGGTTGAGCGTTGCGAGAGCTCAAACAGAGCCATCAAGGTAGAGACCTGTTGCAAAGTGAAGACTCCGGAGGCTTGCGCATCAAAATGTAGGGAAAGAGAGATGCGTCACAGTAGTAAAAACTGTTGCAGGAGTTATGCAAAGGAGTTTTGCGGCCACCGCCACCATCatcaccgccaccaccaccaccaccaccatcaccatgTGAGTGTTTGACGGAGACTATGATTGAATAGCTTAAACTCACGCATccaacttttatatatatttgttccaGCAAATACAGTAGTATAGATTAAGCAACTGTATATTTATTAAGACAATGCCGGTCCTTGTGTCCcttatttatgtaaaatcctAAAGTTCTATACTCTCTTTTCTTGAAGATGCAGATAATGTTGCTAAACggatttaaattttgatcttaagagtcttaaaaaaaaacaagcagaCAAGCAGTTGAAACAGATCTCAGAGTAAAGTGAGTGTTACCTTTCATAagtctttccttttgttttccaAGTAGCCGGTGTAGTAGAATTTAGAAACCAGAGTAAGCTATGACTTAATGAATCTGCGAAAGTGAAGGAGAATGTTACAAGAATATGATTCTTCATTGATCGATGATAACacataaaaaacaaaggaaCTGNNNNNNNNNNNNNNNNNNNNNNNNNNNNNNNNNNNNNNNNNNNNNNNNNNNNNNNNNNNNNNNNNNNNNNNNNNNNNNNNNNNNNNNNNNNNNNNNNNNNNNNNNNNNNNNNNNNNNNNNNNNNNNNNNNNNNNNNNNNNNNNNNNNNNNNNNNNNNNNNNNNNNNNNNNNNNNNNNNNNNNNNNNNNNNNNNNNNNNNNNNNNNNNNNNNNNNNNNNNNNNNNNNNNNNNNNNNNNNNNNNNNNNNNNNNNNNNNNNNNNNNNNNNNNNNNNNNNNNNNNNNNNNNNNNNNNNNNNNNNNNNNNNNNNNNNNNNNNNNNNNNNNNNNNNNNNNNNNNNNNNNNNNNNNNNNNNNNNNNNNNNNNNNNNNNNNNNNNNNNNNNNNNNNNNNNNNNNNNNNNNNNNNNNNNNNNNNNNNNNNNNNNNNNNNNNNNNNNNNNNNNNNNNNNNNNNNNNNNNNNNNNNNNNNNNNNNNNNNNNNNNNNNNNNNNNNNNNNNNNNNNNNNNNNNNNNNNNNNNNNNNNNNNNNNNNNNNNNNNNNNNNNNNNNNNNNNNNNNNNNNNNNNNNNNNNNNNNNNNNNNNNNNNNNNNNNNNNNNNNNNNNNNNNNNNNNNNNNNNNNNNNNNNNNNNNNNNNNNNNNNNNNNNNNNNNNNNNNNNNNNNNNNNNNNNNNNNNNNNNNNNNNNNNNNNNNNNNNNNNNNNNNNNNNNNNNNNNNNNNNNNNNNNNNNNNNNNNNNNNNNNNNNNNNNNNNNNNNNNNNNNNNNNNNNNNNNNNNNNNNNNNNNNNNNNNNNNNNNNNNNNNNNNNNNNNNNNNNNNNNNNNNNNNNNNNNNNNNNNNNNNNNNNNNNNNNNNNNNNNNNNNNNNNNNNNNNNNNNNNNNNNNNNNNNNNNNNNNNNNNNNNNNNNNNNNNNNNNNNNNNNNNNNNNNNNNNNNNNNNNNNNNNNNNNNNNNNNNNNNNNNNNNNNNNNNNNNNNNNNNNNNNNNNNNNNNNNNNNNNNNNNNNNNNNNNNNNNNNNNNNNNNNNNNNNNNNNNNNNNNNNNNNNNNNNNNNNNNNNNNNNNNNNNNNNNNNNNNNNNNNNNNNNNNNNNNNNNNNNNNNNNNNNNNNNNNNNNNNNNNNNNNNNNNNNNNNNNNNNNNNNNNNNNNNNNNNNNNNNNNNNNNNNNNNNNNNNNNNNNNNNNNNNNNNNNNNNNNNNNNNNNNNNNNNNNNNNNNNNNNNNNNNNNNNNNNNNNNNNNNNNNNNNNNNNNNNNNNNNNNNNNNNNNNNNNNNNNNNNNNNNNNNNNNNNNNNNNNNNNNNNNNNNNNNNNNNNNNNNNNNNNNNNNNNNNNNNNNNNNNNNNNNNNNNNNNNNNNNNNNNNNNNNNNNNNNNNNNNNNNNNNNNNNNNNNNNNNNNNNNNNNNNNNNNNNNNNNNNNNNNNNNNNNNNNNNNNNNNNNNNNNNNNNNNNNNNNNNNNNNNNNNNNNNNNNNNNNNNNNNNNNNNNNNNNNNNNNNNNNNNNNNNNNNNNNNNNNNNNNNNNNNNNNNNNNNNNNNNNNNNNNNNNNNNNNNNNNNNNNNNNNNNNNNNNNNNNNNNNNNNNNNNNNNNNNNNNNNNNNNNNNNNNNNNNNNNNNNNNNNNNNNNNNNNNNNNNNNNNNNNNNNNNNNNNNNNNNNNNNNNNNNNNNNNNNNNNNNNNNNNNNNNNNNNNNNNNNNNNNNNNNNNNNNNNNNNNNNNNNNNNNNNNNNNNNNNNNNNNNNNNNNNNNNNNNNNNNNNNNNNNNNNNNNNNNNNNNNNNNNNNNNNNNNNNNNNNNNNNNNNNNNNNNNNNNNNNNNNNNNNNNNNNNNNNNNNNNNNNNNNNNNNNNNNNNNNNNNNNNNNNNNNNNNNNNNNNNNNNNNNNNNNNNNNNNNNNNNNNNNNNNNNNNNNNNNNNNNNNNNNNNNNNNNNNNNNNNNNNNNNNNNNNNNNNNNNNNNNNNNNNNNNNNNNNNNNNNNNNNNNNNNNNNNNNNNNNNNNNNNNNNNNNNNNNNNNNNNNNNNNNNNNNNNNNNNNNNNNNNNNNNNNNNNNNNNNNNNNNNNNNNNNNNNNNNNNNNNNNNNNNNNNNNNNNNNNNNNNNNNNNNNNNNNNNNNNNNNNNNNNNNNNNNNNNNNNNNNNNNNNNNNNNNNNNNNNNNNNNNNNNNNNNNNNNNNNNNNNNNNNNNNNNNNNNNNNNNNNNNNNNNNNNNNNNNNNNNNNNNNNNNNNNNNNNNNNNNNNNNNNNNNNNNNNNNNNNNNNNNNNNNNNNNNNNNNNNNNNNNNNNNNNNNNNNNNNNNNNNNNNNNNNNNNNNNNNNNNNNNNNNNNNNNNNNNNNNNNNNNNNNNNNNNNNNNNNNNNNNNNNNNNNNNNNNNNNNNNNNNNNNNNNNNNNNNNNNNNNNNNNNNNNNNNNNNNNNNNNNNNNNNNNNNNNNNNNNNNNNNNNNNNNNNNNNNNNNNNNNNNNNNNNNNNNNNNNNNNNNNNNNNNNNNNNNNNNNNNNNNNNNNNNNNNNNNNNNNNNNNNNNNNNNNNNNNNNNNNNNNNNNNNNNNNNNNNNNNNNNNNNNNNNNNNNNNNNNNNNNNNNNNNNNNNNNNNNNNNNNNNNNNNNNNNNNNNNNNNNNNNNNNNNNNNNNNNNNNNNNNNNNNNNNNNNNNNNNNNNNNNNNNNNNNNNNNNNNNNNNNNNNNNNNNNNNNNNNNNNNNNNNNNNNNNNNNNNNNNNNNNNNNNNNNNNNNNNNNNNNNNNNNNNNNNNNNNNNNNNNNNNNNNNNNNNNNNNNNNNNNNNNNNNNNNNNNNNNNNNNNNNNNNNNNNNNNNNNNNNNNNNNNNNNNNNNNNNNNNNNNNNNNNNNNNNNNNNNNNNNNNNNNNNNNNNNNNNNNNNNNNNNNNNNNNNNNNNNNNNNNNNNNNNNNNNNNNNNNNNNNNNNNNNNNNNNNNNNNNNNNNNNNNNNNNNNNNNNNNNNNNNNNNNNNNNNNNNNNNNNNNNNNNNNNNNNNNNNNNNNNNNNNNNNNNNNNNNNNNNNNNNNNNNNNNNNNNNNNNNNNNNNNNNNNNNNNNNNNNNNNNNNNNNNNNNNNNNNNNNNNNNNNNNNNNNNNNNNNNNNNNNNNNNNNNNNNNNNNNNNNNNNNNNNNNNNNNNNNNNNNNNNNNNNNNNNNNNNNNNNNNNNNNNNNNNNNNNNNNNNNNNNNNNNNNNNNNNNNNNNNNNNNNNNNNNNNNNNNNNNNNNNNNNNNNNNNNNNNNNNNNNNNNNNNNNNNNNNNNNNNNNNNNNNNNNNNNNNNNNNNNNNNNNNNNNNNNNNNNNNNNNNNNNNNNNNNNNNNNNNNNNNNNNNNNNNNNNNNNNNNNNNNNNNNNNNNNNNNNNNNNNNNNNNNNNNNNNNNNNNNNNNNNNNNNNNNNNNNNNNNNNNNNNNNNNNNNNNNNNNNNNNNNNNNNNNNNNNNNNNNNNNNNNNNNNNNNNNNNNNNNNNNNNNNNNNNNNNNNNNNNNNNNNNNNNNNNNNNNNNNNNNNNNNNNNNNNNNNNNNNNNNNNNNNNNNNNNNNNNNNNNNNNNNNNNNNNNNNNNNNNNNNNNNNNNNNNNNNNNNNNNNNNNNNNNNNNNNNNNNNNNNNNNNNNNNNNNNNNNNNNNNNNNNNNNNNNNNNNNNNNNNNNNNNNNNNNNNNNNNNNNNNNNNNNNNNNNNNNNNNNNNNNNNNNNNNNNNNNNNNNNNNNNNNNNNNNNNNNNNNNNNNNNNNNNNNNNNNNNNNNNNNNNNNNNNNNNNNNNNNNNNNNNNNNNNNNNNNNNNNNNNNNNNNNNNNNNNNNNNNNNNNNNNNNNNNNNNNNNNNNNNNNNNNNNNNNNNNNNNNNNNNNNNNNNNNNNNNNNNNNNNNNNNNNNNNNNNNNNNNNNNNNNNNNNNNNNNNNNNNNNNNNNNNNNNNNNNNNNNNNNNNNNNNNNNNNNNNNNNNNNNNNNNNNNNNNNNNNNNNNNNNNNNNNNNNNNNNNNNNNNNNNNNNNNNNNNNNNNNNNNNNNNNNNNNNNNNNNNNNNNNNNNNNNNNNNNNNNNNNNNNNNNNNNNNNNNNNNNNNNNNNNNNNNNNNNNNNNNNNNNNNNNNNNNNNNNNNNNNNNNNNNNNNNNNNNNNNNNNNNNNNNNNNNNNNNNNNNNNNNNNNNNNNNNNNNNNNNNNNNNNNNNNNNNNNNNNNNNNNNNNNNNNNNNNNNNNNNNNNNNNNNNNNNNNNNNNNNNNNNNNNNNNNNNNNNNNNNNNNNNNNNNNNNNNNNNNNNNNNNNNNNNNNNNNNNNNNNNNNNNNNNNNNNNNNNNNNNNNNNNNNNNNNNNNNNNNNNNNNNNNNNNNNNNNNNNNNNNNNNNNNNNNNNNNNNNNNNNNNNNNNNNNNNNNNNNNNNNNNNNNNNNNNNNNNNNNNNNNNNNNNNNNNNNNNNNNNNNNNNNNNNNNNNNNNNNNNNNNNNNNNNNNNNNNNNNNNNNNNNNNNNNNNNNNNNNNNNNNNNNNNNNNNNNNNNNNNNNNNNNNNNNNNNNNNNNNNNNNNNNNNNNNNNNNNNNNNNNNNNNNNNNNNNNNNNNNNNNNNNNNNNNNNNNNNNNNNNNNNNNNNNNNNNNNNNNNNNNNNNNNNNNNNNNNNNNNNNNNNNNNNNNNNNNNNNNNNNNNNNNNNNNNNNNNNNNNNNNNNNNNNNNNNNNNNNNNNNNNNNNNNNNNNNNNNNNNNNNNNNNNNNNNNNNNNNNNNNNNNNNNNNNNNNNNNNNNNNNNNNNNNNNNNNNNNNNNNNNNNNNNNNNNNNNNNNNNNNNNNNNNNNNNNNNNNNNNNNNNNNNNNNNNNNNNNNNNNNNNNNNNNNNNNNNNNNNNNNNNNNNNNNNNNNNNNNNNNNNNNNNNNNNNNNNNNNNNNNNNNNNNNNNNNNNNNNNNNNNNNNNNNNNNNNNNNNNNNNNNNNNNNNNNNNNNNNNNNNNNNNNNNNNNNNNNNNNNNNNNNNNNNNNNNNNNNNNNNNNNNNNNNNNNNNNNNNNNNNNNNNNNNNNNNNNNNNNNNNNNNNNNNNNNNNNNNNNNNNNNNNNNNNNNNNNNNNNNNNNNNNNNNNNNNNNNNNNNNNNNNNNNNNNNNNNNNNNNNNNNNNNNNNNNNNNNNNNNNNNNNNNNNNNNNNNNNNNNNNNNNNNNNNNNNNNNNNNNNNNNNNNNNNNNNNNNNNNNNNNNNNNNNNNNNNNNNNNNNNNNNNNNNNNNNNNNNNNNNNNNNNNNNNNNNNNNNNNNNNNNNNNNNNNNNNNNNNNNNNNNNNNNNNNNNNNNNNNNNNNNNNNNNNNNNNNNNNNNNNNNNNNNNNNNNNNNNNNNNNNNNNNNNNNNNNNNNNNNNNNNNNNNNNNNNNNNNNNNNNNNNNNNNNNNNNNNNNNNNNNNNNNNNNNNNNNNNNNNNNNNNNNNNNNNNNNNNNNNNNNNNNNNNNNNNNNNNNNNNNNNNNNNNNNNNNNNNNNNNNNNNNNNNNNNNNNNNNNNNNNNNNNNNNNNNNNNNNNNNNNNNNNNNNNNNNNNNNNNNNNNNNNNNNNNNNNNNNNNNNNNNNNNNNNNNNNNNNNNNNNNNNNNNNNNNNNNNNNNNNNNNNNNNNNNNNNNNNNNNNNNNNNNNNNNNNNNNNNNNNNNNNNNNNNNNNNNNNNNNNNNNNNNNNNNNNNNNNNNNNNNNNNNNNNNNNNNNNNNNNNNNNNNNNNNNNNNNNNNNNNNNNNNNNNNNNNNNNNNNNNNNNNNNNNNNNNNNNNNNNNNNNNNNNNNNNNNNNNNNNNNNNNNNNNNNNNNNNNNNNNNNNNNNNNNNNNNNNNNNNNNNNNNNNNNNNNNNNNNNNNNNNNNNNNNNNNNNNNNNNNNNNNNNNNNNNNNNNNNNNNNNNNNNNNNNNNNNNNNNNNNNNNNNNNNNNNNNNNNNNNNNNNNNNNNNNNNNNNNNNNNNNNNNNNNNNNNNNNNNNNNNNNNNNNNNNNNNNNNNNNNNNNNNNNNNNNNNNNNNNNNNNNNNNNNNNNNNNNNNNNNNNNNNNNNNNNNNNNNNNNNNNNNNNNNNNNNNNNNNNNNNNNNNNNNNNNNNNNNNNNNNNNNNNNNNNNNNNNNNNNNNNNNNNNNNNNNNNNNNNNNNNNNNNNNNNNNNNNNNNNNNNNNNNNNNNNNNNNNNNNNNNNNNNNNNNNNNNNNNNNNNNNNNNNNNNNNNNNNNNNNNATAGTTATTGAGACACAAATGCAGCTTCAACGTAAATTCAGTGTGAAGGCCTATGATCTGGACGTCTGAAGGGTGCAGCTTCGACGTAATATTGTTACCCTGTAGCAGACTTCATGTCTACCCCCTCCAGATATCAAATCAAATGTAATTTGAGGATAACTAGTCTCTTCTCGCCAAAGCCTGTCCAAAATTTTGCTTCCTCTGATTCCCATGCTGCCAGGAATTCCTATACTTATCCCCAGacatatcaaaatcatcatccaGTGATTTGTCCCTTTGAAAATGATCACTTTTTGCAAATGTCGATGTCTTCAACTTCTCATCATTTTCTGGTGGTGCTGTCCTCGACCTGGATTCAGTTTGCATATCAAAAGATTCGATTCTTGGTCCACCTGATCTGAAATCTCTTGCACTAGTTGCCTTGGGATTATAACTAGGTGCTTGAGGAATTGGAAAATCCTGGGGAAGAGAGTCCATTTCCATAAAACAGTTCCTGGCTCTTGCGTCAGTGATCAACGCTCCCCAGTCCTCAGACTTCATCAGAGCAGAGGCATTTCCCATCACCTATTCAAGACTATagtcattaaaagaaaaacataacatatttatcaaacaaattttgtgcttgcagagagagagagagagagaaaccatACCCACAGAGCTCTTCTCGCACGGGTAAGAGCAACGTTCATCCGCCGGATATCTGAAACAAAGCCAACCCCGTGACCCGAAGCACGCACACACGACATGATTATGACATCACGTTCNatatatatatatttgttccaGCAAATGCAGTAGTATAGATTAAGCAACTGTATATTTATTAAGACAATGCCGGTCCTTGTGTCCCTTATTTATGTCAAATCCTAAAGTTCTATACTCTCTCTTCTTGAAGATGCAGATAATGTTGCAAAACGGATTTAAATTTTGGTCTTAAGagtcttaaaaaataaaaacaagcaGACAAGCAGTTGAAACAGATCTCAGAGTAAAGTGAGTGTTACCATTCATAagtctttccttttgttttccaAGTAGCCGGTGTAGTAGAATTTAGAAACCAGTGTAAGCTATGACTTAATGAATCTGTGAAAGTGAAGGAGAAAATGATGTTACAAGAATATGATTCTTCATTGATCGATGATAACacataaaaaacaaaggaactgtgttttatataataaaggaGATAGAAATACTAAAAGATAGTGGGATTATATATACAAGATGCTACAATAGTGCCCTGTGTGGGTATATGATCTGTTCATCTATGTTCTCTCCACTACATTtctaatcatcttcttctccttcatgacaaaaaaaactggTTGAGAGAAGCTAAGCTACCATTAACCAAAACTCATAGCTACGTACAGTCTTTTGTAGTTCTGCTGACCCAAGCcacaatcaaaatccaaaacccTCTTGATAGAGTCTTCAAACCGAGGGTAATTATCAACAAGTTCCATATAGTTATTGAGACACAAATGCAGCTTCAACGTAAATTCACTGTGAAGGCCTATGATCTGGACGTCTGAAGGGTGCAGCTTCGACGTAATATTGTTACCCTGTAGCAGACTTCATGTCTACCTCCTCCAGATATCAAATCAAATGTAATTTGAGGATAACTAGTCTCTTCTCGCCAAAGCCTGTCCAAAATTTTGCTTCCTCTGATTCCCATGCTGCCAGGAATTCCTATACTTATCCCCAGacatatcaaaatcatcatccaGTGATTTGTCCCTTTGAAAATGATCACTTTTTGCAAATGTCGATGTCTTCAACTTCTCATCATTTTCTGGTGGTGCTGTCCCTGACCTGGATTCAGTTTGCATATCAAAAGATTCGATTCTTGGTCCACCTGATCTGAAATCTCTTGCACTAGTTGCCTTGGGATTATAACTAGGTGCTTGAGGAATTGGAAAATCCTGCGGAAGAGAGTCCATTTCCATAAAACAGTTCCTGGCTCTCGCGTCAGTGATCAACGCTCCCCAGTCCTCAGACTTCATCAGAGCAGAGGCA
The Camelina sativa cultivar DH55 chromosome 15, Cs, whole genome shotgun sequence DNA segment above includes these coding regions:
- the LOC104747758 gene encoding regulator of nonsense transcripts 1 homolog, which encodes MSCVRASGHGVGFVSDIRRMNVALTRARRALWVMGNASALMKSEDWGALITDARARNCFMEMDSLPQDFPIPQAPSYNPKATSARDFRSGGPRIESFDMQTESRSRTAPPENDEKLKTSTFAKSDHFQRDKSLDDDFDMSGDKYRNSWQHGNQRKQNFGQALARRD
- the LOC104747756 gene encoding putative cadmium/zinc-transporting ATPase HMA4 is translated as MASSQNKEEEKKKMKKLQKSYFDVLGICCTSEVPIIENILKSLDGVKDFSVIVPSRTVIVVHDSLLISPFQIAKALNQARLEANVRVNGETNFKNKWPSPFAVVSGILLLLSFLKFVYSPLRWIAVAAVAAGIYPILAKAFASIKRLRIDINILVIITVIATLAMQDFMEAAAVVFLFTIADWLETRASYKASSVMQSLMSLAPQKATIAESGEEVEVDEVKVSTVVAVKAGETIPIDGIVVDGNCEVDEKTLTGEAFPVPKQRDSIVWAGTINLNGYITVKTTSLAGDCVVAKMAKLVEEAQSSKTKSQRLIDKCSQYYTPAIIIISACFAIVPIIMKVHNLTHWFHLALVVLVSACPCGLILSTPVATFCALTKAATSGLLIKSADYLDTLSKIKIAAFDKTGTITRGEFIVIDFKSLSRDITLRSLLYWVSSVESKSSHPMAATIVDHAKSVSVEPRPEEVEDYQNFPGEGIYGKIDGNDIYIGNKRIASRAGCSTVPEIEVDTKGGKTVGYVYVGERLAGVFSLSDACRSGVSQAMTELKSMGIKTAMLTGDSQASAMHAQEQLGNVLDVVHGELLPEDKSKIIQEFKKEGPTAMVGDGVNDAPALATADIGISMGISGSALATQTGHIILMSNDIRRIPQAIKLARRARRKVVQNVFLSITFKAGILALAFAGHPLIWAAVLVDVGTCLLVIFNSMLLLREKKKSGNKKCYRASTSMLNGRKLEGDDEDVVDLEAGLLTKSGNGECNSGCCGDKKAQEKVMMRQSHTTSSDHFHSGCCGDKKQDNVKVVRDGCCGEKTRKPEGNTTSLSSCKKSTTHVKHDLKMKGGSGCCANKNEKMKEVVAKSFCEKPKQKMESAGHCRSGHCEKKKQDEEILPKEVLGQELTVLEIELQTKDGETCKTSCCDKKEKVKETSLLLSSEDTSYLEKRVMIKDKENCKSGCCDGENQTAEVTIVDCSSGCCENKATEKQTCHEKAALDMESGVSCDLKLVCCGKTEGEVGEQSDMEIKIEAHCKSGCCSDEKQTGEITPASEDDTDNQDCSSGCCVDKEEVTQSFYGKKHAVLVKEEGLDRETGLCCDPKLVCCGSTEGEVEEKCGMEIRNEGHCKSVCCSDEKQTGEITLASEEGTESTDCSSGCCVDKEEVTSICHEKPITLVVAGLETEGGGDCKSLQSHCCGTGLTQEGSSNLVSVESAQSGGCGAVKVSSQTCCSERETEKVSSQSCCTSPTDLVLSDLQVKKVERCESSNRAIKVETCCKVKTPEACASKCREREMRHSSKNCCRSYAKEFCGHRHHHHRHHHHHHHHHVSV